A single region of the Microcella sp. genome encodes:
- a CDS encoding beta-ketoacyl-ACP synthase III, which yields MTQPTLTQSVGAPFTRIYSVGAARGDLIVTNDEIAGPIDSSDEWIRQRTGVITRTRASASVNAVDLAETAAREAIERAGISPTQIGAVIVSTISNTVQTPSLAALLTERIGAAPAPAYDVSAACAGYTYGIAQADAFVRAGLAEYVLVVGTEKLSDYAKPTDRTISFLLGDGAGAAIVGPSDTPGIATTVWGSDGSKWDAVGMDRPFKEAFDDPDGEYPTLRQEGQTVFRWAVWEMAKVAQQALDAAGITSDQLAAFIPHQANMRIIDEFAKQLKLPESVVVARDIATTGNTSAASIPLATHRLLDEHPELSGGLALQIGFGAGLVYGAQVVRLP from the coding sequence ATGACACAGCCCACGCTCACGCAGTCAGTCGGCGCACCGTTCACGCGCATCTACAGCGTCGGAGCCGCGCGCGGCGACCTCATCGTCACCAATGACGAGATCGCCGGGCCCATCGACTCAAGCGACGAGTGGATTCGGCAGCGCACCGGAGTGATCACCCGCACGCGAGCCTCGGCATCGGTCAACGCGGTCGACCTCGCCGAGACGGCCGCTCGAGAGGCCATCGAGCGCGCGGGCATCTCGCCCACCCAGATCGGCGCAGTGATCGTCTCGACGATCAGCAACACCGTGCAGACGCCCTCTCTCGCCGCGCTGCTGACCGAGCGCATCGGGGCCGCACCCGCCCCAGCATACGACGTGTCTGCGGCGTGCGCCGGCTACACCTACGGCATCGCCCAGGCCGACGCCTTCGTGCGCGCAGGCCTGGCAGAGTATGTGCTCGTCGTCGGCACCGAGAAGCTCAGCGACTACGCCAAGCCCACCGATCGCACCATCTCGTTTCTGCTCGGCGACGGCGCCGGGGCCGCCATCGTCGGGCCGAGCGACACCCCCGGCATTGCGACCACCGTGTGGGGTTCAGACGGCTCGAAGTGGGATGCCGTGGGCATGGACAGGCCGTTCAAAGAAGCCTTCGACGACCCCGACGGCGAGTACCCGACCCTGCGCCAGGAAGGTCAGACGGTCTTCCGCTGGGCGGTGTGGGAGATGGCGAAGGTGGCGCAGCAGGCGCTCGACGCCGCCGGAATCACCTCAGATCAGCTCGCCGCGTTCATTCCCCACCAGGCCAACATGCGCATCATCGACGAGTTCGCCAAGCAGCTGAAGCTGCCCGAGAGCGTGGTGGTCGCGCGCGACATCGCCACGACCGGCAACACCTCGGCGGCGTCGATACCGCTCGCGACGCACCGGCTGCTCGACGAGCATCCCGAACTGAGCGGCGGACTCGCCCTGCAGATCGGGTTCGGGGCAGGCCTCGTCTACGGAGCCCAGGTGGTGCGGTTGCCGTAA
- the aceE gene encoding pyruvate dehydrogenase (acetyl-transferring), homodimeric type, producing MTVNDQDPYSVEHTDADPEETAEWNESLDAVVHERGPQRGREIMLSLLKRSKELHLGVPMVPTTDYLNTIAPENEPEFPGDEEIERRYRAWIRWNAAITVHRAQRPGIAVGGHISTYASSAALYEVGNNHFFRGLDHPSGGDQVFYQGHASPGMYARAFLEGRVSPQQLDGFRQEKSHAGGGLSSYPHPRLMPDFWQFPTVSMGLGPINAIYQAQLNKYITHRGIAEADDTQVWAFLGDGEMDEVESRGALQLAANDGLDNLNFVINCNLQRLDGPVRGNGKIIQELESFFRGAGWNVIKVIWGREWDALLDQDHEGALRDLMNRTPDGDYQTYKAESGAFIREHFFGRDPRTAAMVADYSDDQIWKLKRGGHDYRKVYAAFKAASEHKGQPTVILAKTVKGYGLGPSFEGRNATHQMKKLTLDNLKQFRDEMRIPITDAQLEADPYQPPYYHPGETDPAIEYMLERRRALGGFVPERRSKYTQVALPPASTYDVVKKGSGKQEVATTMAFARLLKDLLRSKDFGHRIVPIIPDEARTFGMDAYFPTSKIYNPNGQHYTSVDRELLLAYKESPQGQIIHTGINEAGAVAAFTAVGSSYSTHGEPLIPVYVFYSMFGFQRTGDAFWAAGDQMTRGFIIGATAGRTTLTGEGLQHADGHSPLLASTNPAVVTYDPAYGYEIGHIVRAGLERMYGETHPEPNVMYYLTVYNEPNVQPAEPENLDVDGVLRGIYLLAQSPVIGPKAQILASGVAVPWALEAQQLLADDWNVAADVWSVTSWNELRRDGLAVDEHNFLRPHEEPKVPYVTRKLQHAEGPFIGVTDFMHAVPDQIRQFVPGDYATLGADGFGFSDTRPAARRFFTIDGPSIVVRTLQQLVRRGEVDPSAVGAAIEKYRLYDVTAGTTGSAGGES from the coding sequence GTGACGGTCAACGACCAGGATCCGTATTCGGTCGAACACACGGATGCAGATCCGGAAGAAACGGCGGAATGGAACGAGTCGCTCGACGCGGTCGTTCACGAGCGCGGCCCGCAGCGCGGTCGCGAGATCATGCTCAGCCTGCTCAAGCGGTCGAAAGAGCTGCACCTCGGCGTGCCGATGGTGCCGACGACCGACTACCTGAACACGATCGCGCCGGAGAACGAGCCCGAGTTTCCGGGTGACGAAGAGATCGAGCGCCGATACCGCGCCTGGATTCGCTGGAACGCCGCGATCACCGTGCACCGCGCCCAGCGGCCGGGCATCGCCGTGGGCGGGCACATCTCGACCTACGCGTCGAGCGCGGCCCTCTACGAGGTCGGCAACAACCACTTCTTCCGGGGTCTCGATCACCCCAGCGGCGGCGACCAGGTGTTCTACCAGGGCCACGCCTCCCCCGGCATGTACGCCCGCGCCTTTCTCGAAGGCCGTGTGAGCCCGCAGCAGCTCGACGGTTTTCGTCAAGAGAAGTCGCACGCAGGCGGCGGGCTGTCGAGCTACCCGCACCCGCGCCTCATGCCCGACTTCTGGCAGTTTCCGACGGTGTCGATGGGTCTCGGGCCGATCAACGCGATCTACCAGGCGCAGCTCAACAAGTACATCACCCACCGCGGCATCGCCGAGGCCGACGACACCCAGGTGTGGGCGTTCTTGGGCGACGGCGAGATGGACGAGGTCGAGAGCCGCGGAGCGCTGCAGCTCGCCGCCAACGACGGCCTCGACAACCTGAACTTCGTCATCAACTGCAACCTGCAGCGCCTCGACGGCCCGGTGCGCGGCAACGGCAAGATCATTCAAGAGCTCGAGAGCTTCTTCCGCGGTGCCGGATGGAACGTCATCAAGGTCATCTGGGGGCGCGAATGGGATGCCCTGCTCGACCAAGACCACGAGGGCGCGCTGCGCGACCTCATGAACCGCACTCCCGACGGCGACTACCAGACCTACAAGGCAGAGTCGGGCGCGTTCATCCGCGAGCACTTCTTCGGGCGCGACCCGCGCACCGCGGCGATGGTCGCCGACTACAGCGATGACCAGATCTGGAAGCTCAAGCGCGGCGGCCACGACTACCGCAAGGTCTACGCGGCTTTCAAGGCGGCGAGCGAGCACAAGGGCCAGCCCACCGTGATTCTCGCGAAGACCGTCAAGGGCTACGGCCTGGGCCCCAGCTTCGAGGGTCGCAACGCGACCCACCAGATGAAGAAGCTCACGCTCGACAACCTCAAGCAGTTCCGTGACGAGATGCGGATTCCGATCACGGATGCTCAGCTCGAGGCCGACCCGTACCAGCCGCCCTACTACCACCCGGGCGAGACCGACCCGGCGATCGAGTACATGCTCGAGCGCCGGCGCGCGCTGGGCGGGTTCGTGCCTGAGCGCCGTTCGAAGTACACGCAGGTCGCACTGCCGCCCGCCTCGACCTACGACGTCGTGAAGAAGGGCTCTGGCAAGCAAGAGGTCGCGACGACCATGGCGTTCGCTCGACTGCTGAAAGACCTGCTGCGGTCGAAAGACTTCGGTCACCGCATTGTGCCGATCATTCCCGATGAAGCGCGCACGTTCGGCATGGACGCCTACTTTCCGACGTCGAAGATCTACAACCCGAACGGGCAGCACTACACCTCGGTCGATCGCGAACTGCTGCTGGCCTACAAAGAGAGCCCGCAGGGCCAGATCATCCACACCGGCATCAACGAGGCGGGAGCGGTGGCCGCCTTCACCGCCGTCGGGTCGAGCTACTCGACGCACGGAGAGCCGCTCATCCCGGTGTATGTCTTCTACTCGATGTTCGGCTTCCAGCGCACGGGGGATGCGTTCTGGGCGGCAGGCGACCAGATGACCCGTGGCTTCATCATCGGCGCCACGGCGGGTCGCACGACGCTCACGGGCGAAGGGCTGCAGCACGCCGATGGGCACTCGCCGCTGCTCGCGAGCACCAACCCTGCGGTCGTGACCTACGACCCGGCCTACGGCTACGAGATCGGCCACATCGTGCGAGCCGGCCTTGAGCGCATGTACGGCGAGACGCACCCCGAGCCGAACGTCATGTACTACCTGACGGTCTACAACGAGCCCAACGTGCAGCCCGCCGAACCCGAGAACCTCGACGTCGACGGAGTGCTGCGCGGCATCTACCTGCTCGCGCAGAGCCCCGTCATCGGCCCGAAGGCACAGATTCTCGCCTCCGGCGTCGCCGTGCCGTGGGCGCTCGAGGCCCAGCAATTGCTCGCCGACGACTGGAATGTCGCCGCCGATGTGTGGAGCGTGACGTCGTGGAACGAGCTGCGTCGAGACGGGCTCGCCGTCGACGAGCACAACTTCTTGCGCCCCCACGAAGAGCCCAAGGTGCCGTACGTCACGCGCAAGCTGCAGCACGCTGAAGGGCCATTCATCGGCGTCACCGACTTCATGCACGCGGTGCCCGACCAGATCAGGCAGTTCGTTCCCGGCGACTACGCGACGCTCGGCGCTGACGGCTTCGGATTCAGCGACACCCGACCCGCGGCTCGGCGCTTCTTCACCATCGACGGCCCGTCGATCGTGGTGCGCACCCTGCAGCAGCTGGTGCGGCGCGGTGAGGTTGACCCGAGCGCTGTCGGCGCTGCGATCGAGAAGTACCGTCTCTACGACGTGACGGCCGGAACCACCGGCTCAGCGGGCGGCGAGTCATAG
- a CDS encoding EamA family transporter: protein MSSAVWALVAACVLWGTTGTAATFFSSDVSPLAIGASTMALGGALLFATNRGPSWAVIRDRSARAWLLAAAAGMVAYPLAFYASMNLAGVAIGNVVSLGSGPLFAAVIEWVVHRDRLTWRWMLSASTAIAGVALLVAGGHGSGSPVDPSGIPLGVALGLVAGAGYALFTFASGTVIRRGHTGRATMGAAFGIAALPLAVVLLVTGAPLLGSAQNVGIAVYLAVGPMFVAYLFFGWGIRALRSSTVTVITLLEPFVATLLAVAVVGERLEPLGWVGLALIILGVAVLSSARQPRQVP from the coding sequence GTGTCGTCTGCCGTCTGGGCCCTCGTTGCCGCGTGTGTGCTGTGGGGCACGACCGGCACCGCCGCCACGTTCTTCTCGAGCGACGTCAGCCCGCTCGCGATCGGCGCGAGCACCATGGCGCTGGGCGGCGCTCTGCTATTCGCCACCAATCGCGGGCCATCGTGGGCGGTCATCCGCGACCGCTCGGCTCGTGCGTGGCTGCTCGCCGCCGCCGCGGGCATGGTCGCCTACCCGTTGGCCTTCTACGCGTCGATGAATCTCGCCGGCGTCGCGATCGGCAACGTCGTGTCGCTCGGCTCTGGCCCCCTCTTCGCGGCGGTGATCGAGTGGGTGGTGCACCGAGACCGGTTGACCTGGCGCTGGATGCTGAGCGCGAGCACCGCCATCGCCGGTGTCGCCCTGCTCGTCGCCGGCGGGCACGGCTCCGGCTCGCCCGTCGACCCGTCGGGCATTCCGCTCGGCGTCGCCCTCGGGCTCGTCGCGGGGGCGGGCTATGCGCTCTTCACCTTCGCCTCGGGAACGGTGATCAGGCGGGGCCACACGGGTCGCGCGACCATGGGTGCGGCGTTCGGCATCGCCGCGCTGCCGCTCGCCGTCGTGCTGCTCGTCACGGGTGCTCCGCTGCTTGGCAGCGCGCAGAACGTCGGCATCGCCGTCTATCTCGCGGTCGGGCCGATGTTCGTCGCCTACCTGTTCTTCGGCTGGGGCATCAGGGCGTTGCGCTCGAGCACCGTCACGGTGATCACGCTGCTCGAGCCCTTCGTGGCCACGCTGCTCGCGGTGGCTGTGGTCGGCGAGCGGCTCGAGCCGCTCGGCTGGGTGGGGCTCGCGCTCATCATTCTCGGAGTTGCCGTGCTTTCCTCGGCTCGGCAACCGCGTCAGGTGCCGTGA
- a CDS encoding ACP S-malonyltransferase: MIVVVAPGQGSQKPGFLQPWVADPAHRDRLAQYSEAAGVDLIEHGTVSDADTIRDTAIAQPLIVAASLLCAAALLDGRRDRVGAVAGHSVGEFAAAAIAGVLSDRDALRLVGERGRAMADAAALVPTGMSAVIGGDPDALAARLTELGLDAANVNGGGQTVVAGELNNLAALAAEPVPGTRVIPLQVAGAFHTSYMSTAVERLRSAASTVVPGEPSIPLYTNRDGSRVDVGADFVDLLIGQVSSPVRWDLCMQSFADAGVTGIIELLPAGALVGLAKRGLKGVPTIAVTSPDDLAAAIDMLENS, translated from the coding sequence ATGATCGTCGTCGTGGCCCCCGGCCAAGGGTCTCAGAAGCCCGGGTTCTTGCAGCCATGGGTTGCCGACCCCGCCCACCGAGACCGACTGGCGCAGTATTCGGAGGCGGCCGGAGTCGACCTCATCGAACACGGCACGGTGTCAGACGCCGACACCATTCGCGACACCGCCATCGCCCAGCCGCTCATCGTCGCAGCGAGCCTCCTGTGCGCTGCCGCATTGCTCGACGGCCGACGCGACCGTGTCGGCGCCGTCGCCGGCCACTCGGTGGGAGAGTTCGCCGCAGCGGCGATCGCCGGCGTGCTCAGCGACCGCGACGCCCTGCGCCTCGTGGGCGAGCGCGGCCGAGCGATGGCCGACGCTGCCGCGCTTGTTCCGACGGGCATGAGCGCCGTCATCGGGGGTGACCCCGATGCGCTCGCTGCGCGGCTCACCGAGCTCGGCCTCGATGCCGCGAACGTCAACGGTGGCGGCCAGACCGTGGTCGCCGGTGAGCTGAACAACCTCGCGGCCCTCGCCGCCGAACCGGTGCCGGGCACTCGCGTCATCCCGCTGCAGGTCGCCGGCGCGTTTCACACGAGCTACATGAGCACCGCGGTCGAGCGCCTGCGCAGCGCGGCCTCGACGGTCGTGCCGGGTGAGCCGAGCATCCCCCTGTACACCAACCGCGACGGCAGCCGCGTCGACGTCGGCGCCGACTTCGTCGACCTGCTGATCGGTCAAGTGTCATCGCCCGTGCGCTGGGACCTGTGCATGCAGTCGTTCGCCGACGCGGGGGTGACCGGCATCATCGAACTGCTGCCCGCAGGCGCACTCGTCGGCCTCGCCAAGCGCGGCCTCAAGGGAGTGCCGACCATCGCCGTCACGAGCCCCGACGACCTCGCCGCCGCCATCGACATGCTGGAGAACTCATGA
- a CDS encoding peroxiredoxin codes for MAADALIAPGQSAPDFELRDQFGQSVALRSFRDASAVALVFFPLAFTATCTSELCELRDNLALFDGAGVRLLGISVDSTATLREFADREGYTFPLLADFWPHGGVAQRYGAFLPDKGFAARATVLVDNSGLVRASFCSPPGEARELAAYRQALATL; via the coding sequence ATGGCCGCTGACGCACTGATCGCCCCTGGGCAGTCTGCGCCCGACTTCGAGCTGCGCGATCAGTTCGGTCAGTCTGTCGCCCTCCGCAGCTTTCGCGACGCCTCTGCCGTGGCGCTCGTGTTCTTTCCCCTAGCCTTCACCGCCACCTGCACGAGCGAGTTGTGCGAGCTGCGCGACAACCTGGCGCTGTTCGACGGTGCGGGCGTGCGACTGCTCGGCATCTCGGTCGACTCGACGGCCACCCTGCGCGAGTTCGCCGACCGAGAGGGCTACACCTTTCCACTCTTGGCCGACTTCTGGCCGCACGGCGGCGTCGCACAGCGGTATGGCGCCTTTCTGCCCGACAAGGGGTTCGCGGCCCGCGCCACGGTGCTGGTCGACAACTCAGGACTCGTGCGCGCCTCGTTCTGTTCTCCACCCGGCGAGGCGCGAGAACTCGCGGCCTATCGTCAAGCGCTCGCGACGCTGTGA
- a CDS encoding acyl carrier protein, whose protein sequence is MALSTEEVLAGLAELINDETGIATDSVELDKSFTDDLDIDSISMMTIVVNAEEKFDVKIPDEEVKNLTTVGDAVTFIVNASA, encoded by the coding sequence ATGGCACTGTCCACCGAAGAAGTTCTCGCCGGACTCGCAGAACTCATCAACGACGAGACGGGCATCGCCACCGACTCGGTCGAGCTCGACAAGTCGTTCACCGACGACCTCGACATCGACTCGATCTCGATGATGACCATTGTCGTGAACGCCGAAGAGAAGTTCGACGTCAAGATTCCCGACGAAGAGGTCAAGAACCTGACCACGGTCGGTGACGCCGTCACCTTCATCGTGAACGCCTCGGCCTAG
- a CDS encoding CdaR family transcriptional regulator has protein sequence MTKAQTLQWLRNISGELATATLKRLDDTLPWYGTMPPSRRSAVGLVAQAGITSFISWYDDPTSQPWIAADVFGAAPRELLRSVSLQQTLQLIRVVVEVVEERVRDRDENLRHGILLYSREIAFAAADVYARAAEARGLWDARLEALVVDSILSGEYDNELPSRIAALGWNGHGEVCVLVGTAPRIVDVDQIRRTARHVDADVLIGVQGSRLVVVIGRATPRGEQDAPLEHAHTFAQIAEALEPSFGAGHLVLGPEVPDVVEAGKSAKAALAGFAVARSWRNAPRPTLADDLLPERALAGDPIARGTLINRIYKPLKAHNPELLVTLWAYLDNGRSLEATARELFVHPNTVRYRLKRISEVIGWDATGAREALILQCALIVGSIAEPEPPARR, from the coding sequence CTGACCAAAGCGCAGACACTGCAGTGGTTGCGCAACATCTCGGGTGAATTGGCGACGGCGACGCTCAAGCGACTCGACGACACACTGCCCTGGTACGGCACGATGCCCCCCAGCAGGCGATCTGCCGTCGGTCTCGTCGCACAGGCCGGCATCACCTCGTTCATCAGCTGGTACGACGACCCCACCTCGCAGCCGTGGATCGCCGCCGACGTGTTCGGGGCAGCGCCGCGCGAGCTCTTGCGCTCGGTCAGCCTGCAGCAGACGCTGCAGCTCATCCGTGTCGTCGTCGAAGTCGTCGAAGAGCGCGTGCGCGATCGCGACGAGAACCTGCGGCACGGCATTCTGCTCTACAGTCGCGAGATCGCCTTCGCGGCGGCTGACGTCTATGCGCGCGCCGCTGAGGCACGCGGGCTGTGGGATGCCCGGCTCGAAGCTCTCGTCGTCGACTCGATCCTCAGCGGAGAGTACGACAACGAGCTGCCGAGCCGCATCGCAGCGCTCGGCTGGAACGGTCACGGCGAAGTGTGCGTGCTCGTCGGCACCGCCCCGCGCATCGTCGATGTCGACCAGATTCGCCGCACGGCCCGGCACGTCGACGCCGACGTGCTCATCGGCGTGCAGGGCAGCCGCCTGGTGGTGGTGATCGGCCGGGCGACACCTCGCGGAGAGCAGGATGCTCCGCTCGAGCACGCGCACACCTTCGCGCAGATCGCCGAAGCGCTCGAGCCCAGCTTCGGCGCCGGCCACCTCGTGCTCGGGCCCGAGGTTCCCGACGTGGTCGAGGCCGGCAAGAGCGCCAAGGCAGCCCTCGCGGGCTTCGCGGTCGCGCGCTCGTGGCGGAACGCCCCACGACCGACACTCGCAGACGATCTCTTGCCCGAACGGGCTCTCGCAGGCGACCCGATCGCCCGCGGAACCCTGATCAACCGCATCTACAAGCCGCTCAAGGCGCACAACCCCGAACTGCTCGTCACCCTGTGGGCCTACCTCGACAACGGTCGCAGCCTCGAGGCGACTGCTCGCGAGCTCTTCGTGCATCCCAACACGGTGCGATATCGGCTGAAGCGCATCAGCGAAGTGATCGGCTGGGATGCGACCGGGGCGCGCGAGGCGCTGATTCTGCAGTGCGCCCTGATCGTCGGATCGATCGCGGAGCCCGAGCCGCCCGCCCGACGCTGA